One genomic region from Cellulomonas fengjieae encodes:
- a CDS encoding NADPH:quinone oxidoreductase family protein, with protein sequence MRAWQVVRHGEPAEVLELVDVADPSPGPGQVLVRVRAVAVNFPDALLARGEYQVRPALPFSPGIELCGEVVGVGDGVARAAVGDRVVGSRIGVLSELAVLDEREVFPAPAGLDDAEAAALTIGYQTAWFGLHRRAALQPGETLLVHAAAGGVGTAAVQLGAAAGARVIGVVGSAAKAEVARAAGADVVVDRSVQDLVEVVKAETAGAGADVVFDPVGGDAFERSTRCIAFEGRIVVVGFAGGVIQDVRAGHALVKNYGVLGLHWALYAQRRPDLVDAAHAELTRLIEAGTIRPVVADVVAFEDAPAAVQRLADGATTGRLVVRVG encoded by the coding sequence ATGCGCGCCTGGCAGGTGGTCCGCCACGGTGAGCCCGCCGAGGTCCTCGAGCTCGTCGACGTGGCCGACCCGTCGCCCGGTCCCGGACAGGTGCTCGTCCGGGTCCGGGCCGTCGCGGTGAACTTCCCCGACGCCCTCCTGGCGCGCGGCGAGTACCAGGTGCGTCCGGCGCTGCCGTTCTCCCCGGGCATCGAGCTGTGCGGCGAGGTGGTCGGGGTCGGTGACGGTGTCGCGCGCGCGGCCGTCGGCGACCGTGTGGTCGGGTCGCGGATCGGGGTGCTGTCGGAGCTCGCGGTGCTCGACGAGCGCGAGGTCTTCCCGGCGCCGGCCGGGCTGGACGACGCGGAGGCCGCCGCGCTGACCATCGGCTACCAGACCGCGTGGTTCGGGCTGCACCGGCGGGCCGCGCTGCAGCCGGGCGAGACGCTGCTCGTGCACGCGGCCGCCGGCGGCGTCGGCACCGCGGCCGTCCAGCTGGGCGCGGCCGCCGGGGCGCGGGTGATCGGGGTCGTCGGCAGCGCCGCCAAGGCGGAGGTCGCCCGGGCGGCCGGGGCCGACGTCGTCGTGGACCGCTCGGTGCAGGACCTGGTCGAGGTCGTGAAGGCAGAGACCGCGGGCGCGGGGGCCGACGTGGTCTTCGACCCGGTGGGCGGTGACGCCTTCGAGAGGTCCACCCGCTGCATCGCGTTCGAGGGCCGGATCGTCGTCGTCGGCTTCGCCGGTGGCGTGATCCAGGACGTGCGTGCGGGGCACGCGCTGGTGAAGAACTACGGCGTGCTCGGCCTGCACTGGGCGCTGTACGCGCAGCGCCGGCCCGACCTGGTGGACGCCGCGCACGCCGAGCTGACCCGCCTCATCGAGGCGGGCACCATCCGGCCGGTCGTCGCGGACGTGGTCGCGTTCGAGGACGCCCCGGCCGCCGTGCAGCGGCTGGCCGACGGCGCCACCACCGGCCGCCTCGTCGTGCGGGTCGGGTGA
- a CDS encoding SDR family NAD(P)-dependent oxidoreductase, translating to MGTGLEGRVAVVSGAAGGLGSAFSRALHAAGASVVVADLVDDAAQALAAELGDRALATHLDVTSEESWASTVDAALDAFGAVDVLVNNAGIANAGPIDHYPRAKWDAVIAVNLTGVFLGAQAVVPAMKAAGRGSIINISSVEGMRGGDHLHGYVASKFGVRGLTKSLAVELGRDGIRVNSVHPGFVLTPMTARLDPTATAIPLGRPATPEDVAGTVVFLAGDGSAYTTGTELVVDGGMIAGIPHT from the coding sequence ATGGGCACCGGGCTCGAGGGACGGGTCGCCGTCGTCAGCGGCGCCGCGGGCGGGCTCGGGTCCGCCTTCTCGCGCGCGCTGCACGCCGCGGGCGCGAGCGTGGTGGTCGCGGACCTGGTCGACGACGCCGCGCAGGCGCTCGCCGCCGAGCTGGGCGACCGCGCGCTCGCGACGCACCTCGACGTGACGTCCGAGGAGAGCTGGGCGTCGACGGTGGACGCCGCGCTCGACGCCTTCGGTGCGGTCGACGTGCTGGTCAACAACGCGGGCATCGCCAACGCCGGGCCGATCGACCACTACCCCCGCGCCAAGTGGGACGCCGTCATCGCGGTGAACCTCACGGGCGTGTTCCTGGGCGCGCAGGCGGTCGTGCCCGCCATGAAGGCGGCCGGACGCGGGTCGATCATCAACATCTCCTCGGTCGAGGGCATGCGCGGCGGCGACCACCTGCACGGGTACGTCGCCTCGAAGTTCGGCGTGCGCGGGCTGACGAAGTCGCTCGCGGTCGAGCTGGGCCGCGACGGCATCCGGGTCAACTCCGTGCACCCCGGCTTCGTGCTCACGCCGATGACCGCGCGCCTGGACCCCACGGCGACGGCGATCCCGCTCGGGCGGCCGGCGACGCCCGAGGACGTCGCGGGCACCGTCGTGTTCCTCGCCGGCGACGGGTCGGCGTACACGACGGGCACCGAGCTGGTGGTCGACGGCGGCATGATCGCGGGCATCCCGCACACCTGA
- a CDS encoding ABC transporter ATP-binding protein yields the protein MSAHMTSVRADELPGQHSLAVRGLSVRFGGLAALDGVTLHVDEGEVVGLIGPNGAGKTTLFNAVCGLVRPSGGTIAVHGVPLVPDPARLAGQGVARTLQGLGLFRGLSVRENVLAGNLGADDPGAAAQRQLVALDLAGHADRPVGDLPYPEQKKVALARAMVAEPRLLLLDEPAGGLGSDDIAALADLVRHTAATGCAVLLVEHHVDFVMGVCDRVVVLDFGRVIAAGTPDEVAGDPAVDEAYLGIEVPA from the coding sequence ATGTCTGCACACATGACGTCCGTCCGCGCGGATGAGCTGCCAGGTCAGCACAGCCTCGCCGTCCGCGGCCTGAGCGTGCGCTTCGGGGGCCTCGCCGCGCTCGACGGCGTCACGCTGCACGTGGACGAGGGCGAGGTGGTCGGGCTGATCGGCCCGAACGGCGCCGGCAAGACGACGCTGTTCAACGCGGTCTGCGGGCTGGTCCGCCCGAGCGGCGGGACGATCGCCGTGCACGGCGTCCCGCTGGTCCCGGACCCGGCACGGCTGGCCGGGCAGGGGGTGGCCCGCACACTGCAGGGCCTCGGCCTGTTCCGCGGCCTGAGCGTGCGGGAGAACGTCCTGGCGGGCAACCTCGGAGCCGACGACCCCGGCGCCGCCGCCCAGCGCCAGCTCGTCGCCCTGGACCTGGCGGGGCACGCCGACCGCCCCGTCGGCGACCTGCCGTACCCCGAGCAGAAGAAGGTCGCGCTGGCCCGCGCGATGGTCGCCGAGCCCCGGCTGCTGCTGCTCGACGAGCCCGCGGGCGGCCTCGGGTCCGACGACATCGCCGCCCTCGCGGACCTGGTGCGCCACACCGCGGCCACCGGCTGCGCCGTCCTGCTCGTGGAGCACCACGTGGACTTCGTGATGGGCGTGTGCGACCGCGTCGTCGTCCTCGACTTCGGCCGGGTGATCGCCGCGGGCACGCCGGACGAGGTCGCGGGCGACCCCGCCGTCGACGAGGCGTACCTGGGCATCGAGGTGCCGGCGTGA